One segment of Falco peregrinus isolate bFalPer1 chromosome 4, bFalPer1.pri, whole genome shotgun sequence DNA contains the following:
- the CD99 gene encoding CD99 antigen isoform X2, whose product MRRWRLLPLAVLLALLVPVRGNFDDFSLEDAIETTKKPPPLKPLPSKKPLPSKKPPPSSDFNDLNLEDGLQPDDPKPGPPANPRDTDNPKQGPPVHPKDTGNLDDSDLYDGSLPKGGGDGSGSNERKGPSPKSGEEAEGSQGAIAGIVSAVLATVIGAVSSFIAYQKKKLCFKQSDEENVNMESHRGAQSEPPVQRTLLEN is encoded by the exons GCAATTTTGATGACTTCAGCTTAGAAGATGCAATTG AAACTACGAAGAAACCTCCTCCATTGAAGCCTCTTCCATCAAAGAAGCCTCTTCCATCAAAAAAGCCGCCACCATCATCAGATTTCA ATGATTTAAACTTGGAAGATGGTCTTCAGCCTG ATGACCCCAAGCCAGGTCCACCTGCAAATCCTAGAGACACTG ATAACCCCAAGCAAGGTCCACCTGTACATCCTAAAGACACTG gCAACCTTGATGATTCAGATCTATACGATGGCAGTTTACCAAAAGGAGGCGGCGACGGTAGTGGCAGCAATG AACGGAAAGGCCCAAGTCCAAAGAGTGGTGAAGAAGCTGAGG GTTCTCAGGGAGCAATAGCTGGAATTGTGAGTGCTGTGCTTGCTACTGTGATTGGAGCAGTGTCTAGTTTCATTGCTTACCAGAAGAAGAAACTCTGTTTCAAACAAAGCG ATGAAGAGAATGTGAATATGGAAAGCCATCGAGGAGCACAATCTGAGCCACCTG tGCAGCGCACACTTCTGGagaactaa
- the CD99 gene encoding CD99 antigen isoform X1 encodes MRRWRLLPLAVLLALLVPVRGNFDDFSLEDAIETTKKPPPLKPLPSKKPLPSKKPPPSSDFNDLNLEDGLQPDDPKPGPPANPRDTDNPKQGPPVHPKDTGNLDDSDLYDGSLPKGGGDGSGSNERKGPSPKSGEEAEGSQGAIAGIVSAVLATVIGAVSSFIAYQKKKLCFKQSADEENVNMESHRGAQSEPPVQRTLLEN; translated from the exons GCAATTTTGATGACTTCAGCTTAGAAGATGCAATTG AAACTACGAAGAAACCTCCTCCATTGAAGCCTCTTCCATCAAAGAAGCCTCTTCCATCAAAAAAGCCGCCACCATCATCAGATTTCA ATGATTTAAACTTGGAAGATGGTCTTCAGCCTG ATGACCCCAAGCCAGGTCCACCTGCAAATCCTAGAGACACTG ATAACCCCAAGCAAGGTCCACCTGTACATCCTAAAGACACTG gCAACCTTGATGATTCAGATCTATACGATGGCAGTTTACCAAAAGGAGGCGGCGACGGTAGTGGCAGCAATG AACGGAAAGGCCCAAGTCCAAAGAGTGGTGAAGAAGCTGAGG GTTCTCAGGGAGCAATAGCTGGAATTGTGAGTGCTGTGCTTGCTACTGTGATTGGAGCAGTGTCTAGTTTCATTGCTTACCAGAAGAAGAAACTCTGTTTCAAACAAAGCG CAGATGAAGAGAATGTGAATATGGAAAGCCATCGAGGAGCACAATCTGAGCCACCTG tGCAGCGCACACTTCTGGagaactaa